The following nucleotide sequence is from Streptomyces xiamenensis.
CACCGACGGCCACCACACCTTCACCAGCTTCCTCGAAATGCCCGACGGCGGCGCCAGGATGACGATCCGGGTGCGCGTCACGGACAATCTGAGCGCGCTCGGCGAACGCGCGTTCTGGCGCGAGATGGAGGGCCGCGGCTACGTGTGGCTGCGCGACGCCGACAACCGGCCCATCACCCCCGCCCAGCTGCCCACCCGGCTCGGCCTGCGCGCGATGGCGGACGACCCGTACCGCTCCCTGGTCTACTTCACCCGCGACATCGGCTACGCCAAGCCCGAGGACGGACCGAGTCCGGAGTTCCTGGAGTTCTTCTGGGCCGGCTGGCTGCGCACCCAGAGCGATCTCGACCCGGCCGGGTACGACCGCACCGACCTGAGCGGCTACCTCGCGCTCATCGAGGACGCCTCGCGCGCCATGGTCGCCCTCGACCCCGGCACCGAACTGCCCGGCAGCGGACGCACCGCGCAGCAGCTGGGACGCCTGGACGCCTTCGGCGCCAAGGAGTTCACCTCGCTCTCCGCCCCCCTGTCCGCCGACAAGCCCGGCAAGGTGGCCTACGCCCTCAGCTACCGGAGCACGCCCGGCTGCCGCTAGGCTTCGCCCCGACGGGAGGGGGCGGTATGCCGATTGCCATCGCCGTGACCAGCGCCGATCTGGTGCTGCCGGCCACGGATCCGCACACCCCGGCCGCCCATGTCCTCACCCCGCCCGGCGGGCAGGACTTTCCCACCGCCCTGGCGGAGGCGGCCGGGCTGCTGGAACGCCACGGCTACGTGATCGCCGTCTACCCGGCCACCACCCCGCGCGGCTACGTCCAGCGGCTGCACGCCGTGCGCGCCATGCTGGAGAGCGACCGGATAGCCCTGCTGCCGACCTCCCTGCCGCCGCTGGGTGCGGCCGTCCTGGTGCGCCAGCTACGGCAGTTGTCGGTGTGCGACTTCAGCCCCGGGGTGCTGGGCGCCGCCGCCCGGCTGCTGTCCCACTACATCTACGCGGGCGCGCTGCTCGGCTCGGCGTCCCGCACCGACCGGCTGCCGATCGCGCTGCCCCCCGTCACCGGGCCGCGTTCCTCGGCCTCGGGGCCGCACGCCGTACTGGCCAGGCCCACCGCCCAGCTCGTACGTGCCTCCGGAGTCGGCCTGGCCGGACCGCAGTTCGCCACCACCCTCACCTACGCCCCCGGTCAGCTCGACAGTGAGTGGGTCACCGGGCAACTCGCCCGGCAGTGGCAGGTCCAGGGGGTGCATCCGGTGCCGTTGCCCGAGCAGTCGCCGTCCTGGTGGCGCACCAACAAGCTGGTGGAGTTCGCCGCCGCCATCCAGGACGCCTCGGTGCTGTACCAGATGGTGTCCTCGATGCGTCAGGAAGCGTGCCACTGGTGCGGGTTCACCCTCATCGGGGACCGCTGCGCGTTCTGCTCCGCGCCGGTTCCGGCGGCGCGGGACCGGGTACCGAGAGCGATAGGCGGCGCGAGCGGCGGCGGGCAGCGCAAGGCACTCGCGCGGTGAGCGGTTTTTTCGCACCGATATCCACAACGGCCGACGCGCTGTCAGAAGCAGAAGGTAGAAAGACCCCATGAACGCTCGACAGCGCCGCGGTTCGCTTCTGCTGATCGTCTCGGTCCTGCTCGCCCTCGGCGCGTTCGCCGGGGTGGTGGCGGTGATCAACGACGTGGAGTCGAAGGTCGGCCCCGAGGTCACGGCGTACGAGCTGAGCGAGGACGTCGAGCCGTACACCGAGCTGCGCGCCGCCCAGCTGCGCGAAGTCACCATCCCCGAGCGGTACATACCCGACTCGGCGGTGACCGAGCTGTCCCAGATCGAGGGCAAGGTCGCTGTCTCGCCGCTGCGCGAGGGTTCGCTGCTCCAGCAGGACATGATCTCCGACCGGCCGGAACTCGCGCCGGGACAGCAGGAGATCGCGGTGCTCATCGACGCCTCCACCGGGGTCGCCGGGAAGATCTACCCCGGCGCGAAGATCAACCTGTACGCGGCGTTCCGGGCCCGCGACACCTCGGCCGACGACAGCGAGGAGATGGAGTTCGTCCGGCTGATGGTCAACAACGCCGAGGTGATCGAGGTCGGCGACCTGACGGAGGTCGAGGAGGACCGCCGTACGACGCAGGCGGTGCCGATCACCTTCGCCCTGGACCACCTGGACGCCGAACGGGTCACCTTCGCCGAGGCCTTCGCCGAGCAGGTGCGGTTGGCGCTGGTCGCCCCCGGGGAGGAGCAGGAGATCCCGAGGACGAGCGCACGTACACCATCGTGGGCGACATGAGCGGCAACCCGCACAGCGGCGCACCGTTGGGGATGGTTCCGTGATGAGCATGGGGTTGGGGTGGCAGGGATGACGACGCGCATTCTCCCGGCGGTGGGCGACCCGGACACCGCGCGCTCACTGATCACGCTGCTGAGCCAGCTGCCCGGCACCGAGCCGATGCGCGCGGTGCCCGATTCGGCGACCCTGCTGGAGACCCTGGCCGCGCTCTCCCACGAGTCGGTGGCCGGGCTGCCCGAGGTCGTGGTCGTCCACGAGCGCATCGGGCCGCTGCCCGCGCTGGAGCTGATCCGGGAGGTCGCGCTGCGCTTCCCCGCGGTGGGCGTGGTGCTGATCTCCGCCGACCCGACCGCCGGCCTCTACTCGGCGGCGATGGACGCGGGCGCGCGCGGTCTGGCCGGGCTGCCGGTGTCCTTCGAGGAACTGTCCACCCGGCTGGCCGCCGCCGCCCAGTGGGCCGCGGGCATGCGCCGCCACCTCGGCGCGGGCGAGAGCTTCGGCACCGGCCCCGGCGGCACGCTGATCACGGTCTCCGGCGCGAAGGGCGGAGTGGGCGCGACCCTGCTGTCCACCCAGCTGGCGCTGGCGGCGCAGCGGCCGGAGGGCCGCGGGGTGGTGCTGGTCGACCTGGACCTGCTCAGCGGGGACGTCGGCTCGTTCTTCGACGTGCAGTTCCGCCGCTCGCTGGCCGACCTGGCGGGCATCAGCGACATCTCCCCGCAGGTGCTGGCCGAGGCGGTGTTCACCCACCGTACGGGCCTGTCGATGCTGATCGCCCCGGCGGAGGGGGAACGCGGCGAGGACGTCACCGACACCACCGCACGGCAGTTGCTGGCGGCCGTACGCGCCCGGTACGACACGGTGGTGGTGGACTGCGGCTCGCAGATGAACGCCGCCACCGCCGCCGCCGTGGAACTGGCCGACACCGCGCTGCTGGTCACCACCCCCGACGTGATCTCGGTGCGGGCCGTCAACCGCATGGTGCGGATGTGGGACCGGCTGCAGATCCGCAAGGCGGAGGGCGTGACCACCGTCGTCAACAGGCTCACCCGCTCCAGCGCCATCCAGCCGCAGCTGATCTCCCGGATCACCGGCACCCAGGTCGCCCGGCAGACCGTGCCCGCCAACTTCAAGGAACTGCAGGAGGCGCAGGACGCCGGCCGCATCCAGGACCTGGACGTCAAGGGGCCGGTGCGCCGCGCCATGTGGGCGCTGGCCACCGAACTCGGCCTGGCGGCCCCGCAGCCCGCGGGCGGGGGCGGCGGCAGCCGGCGCAAGGGACGCCGGGGATGAGGACGGCCTTCCCGGCCGGGGCGCCGCGAGGCCGCTCCGGGCCCGGACGGGCCGGCCGTACAGCACGCCCGGTCCGGTCGGCCCGTGCGCACCCGGCACCGGCCGGAGCCGGGCGCACCGCCGGGGCCACCGAGCACGCGGACGCCCCGGGCTCCGTCTCCCCCGTACGTTCTGCGGGCGCCGGCCCAGCCGTGCGCCGCGACCGCGGCGCGGTGATGGTGGAGTTCGCCGGCATCTTCCCGCTGATCCTGCTGCTCTTCGCCGTCGCCTGGCAGTGCGCCGTCATCGGCTACGGCTTCCATCTCGCCGGCAACGCGGCGGACGAGGCCGCCCGCGCCGCCGCGGCGGCGGGCGGCGGTGAAGGGGCCTGCGGCACGGCGGCCCGCGAGCACATCCCCGCCTCCTGGTCGATGAGCGTCTCCTGCCCGCTGGAGGGCGTGGTCCGCACCGCCCGCGTCGAACTCCAGGTGCCGGTACTGTTCCCCGGCGCGTTCAACCTCCCCATCACCATCTCCGGCACCGCCGGCGCGGTGGAGGAGGACCGATGAGCACGCGGACGGAGAACACCGGGGCGAGACACGACGGGAGCGACAGCGCGACGGCGTACGGGGACCGGGGCGTCACCGCCGTCGAGTTCGCCGGCTGGCTCCCCCTCCTCGTACTCGTCTCACTCGCCGCGCTCCAGCTCGGCGTCGCCGGCTACACGGCGCTCCAGGCCGGCTCCGCCGCCCGGGCCGCCGCCCGCACCGCCTCCCAGGAGGAGATCGCCGACCAGTACCAGACCAGCGGGCGGGCCGCGATGAGCGGCTGGCTGGCCGCGAACACCGACTTCGAACTGTCCGCGTGCGGCGACGAGGCCACCGTCACCGCCCGCGTCACGGTGCCCTCCGTCCTGCCGTTCATGAGCGACCTCGGCCGGGCCAGCAAGACGGTGACCATGCCATGCGACTGACGAAGGGAGGCCGGCGATGGGCCTGAGATCACGCATCCACGCCCAGGAGGAGCCAGGGCCCGGCGCCGGACCCGGTGACAACAACCGGCTGGTCGCCGTCTACCGCGGCAAACTCCTGGAGGAGATCGACCTCGCGGAGATGTCCGCGCTGTCCACCGCCGACCGCCGCGACCGCCTGGAGCGGGTGCTGGGCCACATCCTCAGCCGCGAGGGCCCGGTGCTCTCCACCCAGCAACGCTCCCTGCTCATCCGCCGGGTGGTCGACGAGGCCCTCGGCCTGGGCATCCTCGAACCCCTGCTGGAGGACGCCTCCATCACCGAGATCATGGTCAACGGACCCGACCAGATCTTCGTCGAACGCTCCGGGCGCGTGGAGCAGCTCCCGCTGCGCTTCGCCTCCGAGGACCAGCTCATGCAGACCATCGAGCGCATCGTCTCCACCGTCAACCGCCGCGTGGACGAGTCCAATCCGATGGTCGACGCCCGGCTGCCCACCGGCGAGCGGGTCAACGTCATCATCCCCCCGCTGTCCCTCAGCGGCCCCGCGCTCACCATCCGCCGATTCCCCCGCGCGTACACCCTCGCCGAACTCGTCGACTTCGGCACCCTGGACCAGCACCTCGTGCTGCTGCTCGCCGGACTGGTGCGCGCCAAGCTCAACATCATCGTCTCCGGCGGCACCGGGTCCGGCAAGACCACCCTGCTCAACGCCCTCTCCGGTCTCATCCCCGACGGCGAGCGCATCGTCACAGTCGAGGACGCCGCCGAACTCCAGCTCCAGCAGAGCCATGTCCTGAGCCTGGAATCCCGGCCGCCCAACATCGAGGGCAAGGGCGAGGTCACCATCCGCGACCTGGTCCGCAACTCGCTGCGGATGCGCCCCGACCGCGTCATCGTCGGCGAGGTGCGCGGCGGCGAGACCCTCGACATGCTCCAGGCCATGTCCACCGGCCACGACGGCTCGCTCGCCACCGTGCACGCCAACAGCGCCGAGGACGCCCTGCTGCGCCTCCAGACGCTGGCGTCCATGTCCGAGATCAAGGTGCCCTTCGAGGCGCTGCGCGACCAGATCAACAGCGCGGTGGACGTGGTCGTCCAGCTCGTACGGCACCCGGACGGCACCCGCCGGCTGACCGAGATCGCGGTGCTCGCCTCGCACGGCCGCGAATCGTTCCGGATCGCCACCATCGCCGAGTTCACCGCCGAGCCGCTCACCCCGGGCGGCACGGTGCACGGCAGGTTCCGGCACTATCCGATACCGCGCGCCGTCGCCGACCGGCTCTACCTGGCGGGCGAGCAGATCCCGCAGGCGTTCGGGGTCCACCTGGACGACAGCCAACTGTCCACCCGGGAGGCGCAGTAGTGGTACCCATCGCACTGGAGAGCGGCGCGGCGCGGGCCACCCTGAGCCTGGCACTGGGCGCGCTGGTGCTGGCGGTGGCCGGACTGTACGTGTACGCCACCGGCCGCGCCGCGCGCCGTGCGCTGCTGCACCGGCTGACCGGCCCGGACGCCGGACCCGCCGGGGCCGGCACCGCCGACCCCGGGGACCCGGCCAGGGACCGCCCGTTCGCGGCGCTCGACCAGCGGCTGCGCCGGACGGCCGTGGGCCGCGCGATCCGGGTCAAGCTCCACTCCACCGGCCTGGAACTGACGGCCGGCGAGTACGTCGCGTACGTGCTGGGCGCGATGGCGGTGCTGTGGGCGGTCGGCCACGTGCTGCTCGCACCGTTCTTCGGCCCCGTCTTCGCCCTGGTCGCGATCTGGGGCGGCAACGCCTTCCTGGGCTGGCAGCGCGCCAAGCGCACCGAGAAGTTCATCGGCCAACTCCCCGAACTGGCACGCCTGATCGCCAACGGCACGGCGGCCGGCCTCGCCCTGCGCACCGCGCTGTCCATGGCGGCCGAGGAGATGGACGACCCGGCCGGCGCCGAACTCGCCCTGGTCGCCAACCAGCTCACCGTGGGCCGCTCGCTGGATGAGGCACTGGGCGAACTCGGCGAACGCCTCCCGTCGCGCGAACTGAACGTACTCGTCACCACGTTGATACTGGCCAACCGGGCCGGCGGCTCCATGGTGGGTTCCCTGCGGAACCTCACCGCCACCCTGGAGGAGCGCAAGGAGACCCGCCGCGAGGTACGCACCATGCTCGCCGAGGTCAACGCCACCGCGGTCACCGTGCCGCTGCTGGGCCTGGGTGCGCTGCTGATGATCAACGGCATGTCACCGGGCGCGCTGGGCCGGGTGACGGCGAGCCCCGGCGGACAGATCGCCATGGTGATCGCGCTCGTGATGTACGCCGTGGGCTTCGTGGTCGTGCGCCGCTTCGGCCGCATCGACGTCTGATCCGAGAGGAACACCGGCATGCTCGCTCTGCTGCTGGGCCTGGCCATGGGTGCCGCGGTCTTCGGCATCGTGATGGCGCTGCGGCTGCTGCGCACGGCCACCCCGCTGCCGCCCGACCTGGCGCTGGCGCTTGAGATCGGCTCCACCCGGGTGACGGCGACCGGCTCGGCCGTCGACCGCCTCGGAATGCGGTTCGCACCGCTGGTGCTGCGGCTGATGGGCCCCAAGGGCGTGGACCGCAAACGCCGCCGCATCGACCAGGCGGGCAACCCCCAGGGCCTGACGGTGGAACGCTACGCGGCGCGGCGGGCCGTGTACGGCATCTTCGGCGCGCTGGCGACCCTGAGCTTCATCGCCAATGGCTGGCCCTTCTTCGCCCTGTTCGCCCTCGCGTTCGGTGCGTTCGCGGCCGACGCGGTGATCTGGCAGAGCATCAGGGAACGCCGGGACGTCATC
It contains:
- a CDS encoding type II secretion system F family protein encodes the protein MVPIALESGAARATLSLALGALVLAVAGLYVYATGRAARRALLHRLTGPDAGPAGAGTADPGDPARDRPFAALDQRLRRTAVGRAIRVKLHSTGLELTAGEYVAYVLGAMAVLWAVGHVLLAPFFGPVFALVAIWGGNAFLGWQRAKRTEKFIGQLPELARLIANGTAAGLALRTALSMAAEEMDDPAGAELALVANQLTVGRSLDEALGELGERLPSRELNVLVTTLILANRAGGSMVGSLRNLTATLEERKETRREVRTMLAEVNATAVTVPLLGLGALLMINGMSPGALGRVTASPGGQIAMVIALVMYAVGFVVVRRFGRIDV
- a CDS encoding TadE/TadG family type IV pilus assembly protein: MSTRTENTGARHDGSDSATAYGDRGVTAVEFAGWLPLLVLVSLAALQLGVAGYTALQAGSAARAAARTASQEEIADQYQTSGRAAMSGWLAANTDFELSACGDEATVTARVTVPSVLPFMSDLGRASKTVTMPCD
- a CDS encoding AAA family ATPase, with amino-acid sequence MTTRILPAVGDPDTARSLITLLSQLPGTEPMRAVPDSATLLETLAALSHESVAGLPEVVVVHERIGPLPALELIREVALRFPAVGVVLISADPTAGLYSAAMDAGARGLAGLPVSFEELSTRLAAAAQWAAGMRRHLGAGESFGTGPGGTLITVSGAKGGVGATLLSTQLALAAQRPEGRGVVLVDLDLLSGDVGSFFDVQFRRSLADLAGISDISPQVLAEAVFTHRTGLSMLIAPAEGERGEDVTDTTARQLLAAVRARYDTVVVDCGSQMNAATAAAVELADTALLVTTPDVISVRAVNRMVRMWDRLQIRKAEGVTTVVNRLTRSSAIQPQLISRITGTQVARQTVPANFKELQEAQDAGRIQDLDVKGPVRRAMWALATELGLAAPQPAGGGGGSRRKGRRG
- a CDS encoding ParB/Srx family N-terminal domain-containing protein, which gives rise to MTPSRTPRRLALLLTVVTVLTALGSAGTATAAPGAGAQPAAKPRAGELITVRLGDLMPTQAVLGHDQIRYKLGRYTSTKDEERGKPNKKYDDWCEANGQGEAATVKANARLDKPRRFTCTIPLGRETAESLAAMKTVVVGPRGRLYLTDGHHTFTSFLEMPDGGARMTIRVRVTDNLSALGERAFWREMEGRGYVWLRDADNRPITPAQLPTRLGLRAMADDPYRSLVYFTRDIGYAKPEDGPSPEFLEFFWAGWLRTQSDLDPAGYDRTDLSGYLALIEDASRAMVALDPGTELPGSGRTAQQLGRLDAFGAKEFTSLSAPLSADKPGKVAYALSYRSTPGCR
- a CDS encoding CpaF family protein, which encodes MGLRSRIHAQEEPGPGAGPGDNNRLVAVYRGKLLEEIDLAEMSALSTADRRDRLERVLGHILSREGPVLSTQQRSLLIRRVVDEALGLGILEPLLEDASITEIMVNGPDQIFVERSGRVEQLPLRFASEDQLMQTIERIVSTVNRRVDESNPMVDARLPTGERVNVIIPPLSLSGPALTIRRFPRAYTLAELVDFGTLDQHLVLLLAGLVRAKLNIIVSGGTGSGKTTLLNALSGLIPDGERIVTVEDAAELQLQQSHVLSLESRPPNIEGKGEVTIRDLVRNSLRMRPDRVIVGEVRGGETLDMLQAMSTGHDGSLATVHANSAEDALLRLQTLASMSEIKVPFEALRDQINSAVDVVVQLVRHPDGTRRLTEIAVLASHGRESFRIATIAEFTAEPLTPGGTVHGRFRHYPIPRAVADRLYLAGEQIPQAFGVHLDDSQLSTREAQ
- a CDS encoding TadE/TadG family type IV pilus assembly protein, whose product is MRRDRGAVMVEFAGIFPLILLLFAVAWQCAVIGYGFHLAGNAADEAARAAAAAGGGEGACGTAAREHIPASWSMSVSCPLEGVVRTARVELQVPVLFPGAFNLPITISGTAGAVEEDR